CCATTCTCCCTTGTGAGCTCAGGACAGCATCAATTTCTTGGCTAAGTAAGTGTCACCTAGGCCAAAATTCACCAGATCCTCAAGATGGTGACTATACTATCTGTTCTTCACCCATGCACACTTGTTACTTGCTGTATTATTACAGTATGGGCTGCATGGTGCAGCTCCTCGGCCTCCCCCAGGCTGAGGTCAGCCAACTCAGCTGCAATGGGATCAGCATCGAGTACCAATTATGTAAGGGGATGGGGGAATGTAACAGATGCCTTGTTTTATTCTGGCTGGCACACGAGTTAGTTCACATTAGAACACAGACAATGCTAGCTCCTTAATTTTTCACTGACGAGTTGAGTATTTGGCAGGTCACACCATGAAGTTCAGTGTTCACAACAAGGGCAGGtttgctttaaagaaatatCCCTCCATGCAGAGCAGTTCAGTATCTCCCCTTTCCATCAGCACCAGACCATACAATTCAATTTTTGCACCAGCTGAGTATATTTGGCTTGAAGGGAAACCACTTCCCTTCTCGTGAGCTGCTCGTGGTACAGTCTTATCTCGCTCCTTCTTGCCTCCCACCCTCTCTCCCCAAAACCCAACTAAGTCCATCCTTGATCTGGAGTTGAGACACAAGCCAGGTCCTTCTCTCCCAACCTCATACACTGCTGTCCTCAAGCAGGGGCTCCTTGCCATCTGAAGCTCCAGCCTGTGGGCTGTGGGTGTGGGTCTGGGCTCCGTTACTGTGTTTTTTGTGGCTGCCTGATCTCAGAGTAAGGTTGTGTTCTGGAATGAACAAGGCCACCAGGAGAGACAGCAAGACAGAACAAGCTCCAAACAGGAAAGGAGGCCCTGGGATAATGCTGCTCTgtagggaaaaaacaaaggaatgaTTAATGCTGAAGGCAATGTCAGAAGAAGCGCTGCAAAACTGAACGATAAAGCTGAATTACCTCATCCGTTGGGTTGGCCATGTTGGGTTTGGAGGCCTTACCCAAAGTTTCCACCTCAGCCATTTCATTCAATTCCACATGGAAGAGATAGAAGACAAAGCCATAGAGAGCTGGTCCTAGGCCATTACACAGACCCCGAATTCCAGTGATCATCCCCTGCACTACACCTGGGGACAGAGAATATCTGTGATGTGAGTGCTGCTAGGATGAACTTGCCCATGAGACAAGTAAGCAATTGGACTTACCCTGCTGGTCAGGGTCTGCATTCCTAGACACCATGGCACTGATGGCCGGGAAGGTGATGCTAGACATAGCAGCCACAGCCCCTGCTGCCCACATCATCCTTGGAAAGAAAGAGGCAGCAGTCAGGAGGGAGGCTCCCAAGGAGCTGCTATAAACCAGCACTGCATGTGGAACAGCATCTCCCTCTGCTGGGGACAGAGAACCGTCACAGAGCAGTGGAGGGAGAAAGCAAAGATGGGCAAACTCTTACCAAGGTTGTGATCCGAAGCCATACCAGGCAAGCTGCAGGATCTGGAAGCCTAGTCCCAGCAGGatggtgtttttatttcctattgaACGCATGAGAATTCCCAACACTACTGTCTGAGCCAGTATAGAGAGAATTCCAACAACACCAATAAACGCTGCCACAGTCTCTGAGGAAAAACCGATGACCTGTGAAAACACCACAAAGGGATTTTTAAGGCAAGAGATGTGCACCATACAACAGAAACCACCCCATTAGAGTCCTAATGTTTACTAACACTGCTTATCAGTTCCTTAAATGTTAATCAGCTGTACATTCCATTACCTTACTGGAATAAAACGCCTACAAAGTGATCAAGAGGCTCccatatctttttttcttaggcAAGCTGGAACATGTCACTATTTCTTATGGTTTCAGCTTCATTAAGCTATTGGCCAACACCACCTTCCTATGGACGTACAGCTTAGAGAGCATTCCTAGGCTGGGTTTGTGTATTCAGAGCCCTCCTTGCTCACAGTAAACTGACCTGTCGCAGGTACAGGAAAAAACTGGAGTACTGGCCAGCTTCAGGAAGGTAGGAGAGAAAGACGGTGATACAGATGAGCAGCACTGTAGAATCCTGACCCACTTTCCTCAAAGACTAtagaaaagaggaagggaaacaaaacaaaaaaggttaaAACCCATTGCATACTGTCCGGGTAAACAAAAGTGTTTAAGTTACCATCTCACATGCAAAAAGGGGAATGCTTGGATAAGATCACACTTGTTTACTCCTAACAGCCCTCTGTAAATGCCTTCTATTCATAAACAGCAAATAACCAGCATTCCAGATGaggcccttccaactcaagccattctatgattctttgatattTCAAACATTTGGCACATTCCCTCCAAGAGATGCTCTTGCTTGGAGACTTTAGATATGTAGCTACGCCAGGTAAGAGAGAAGCTGTTAGTCTTGCATACATACAGGCTGCTATCAGTTAAACACCGTATCTTTGCCAGCATTCACAGTGATCTTTTGTGGAATCCATCTTTctttggagagaaaacagaactaaaGCACCTAGAAACATCACCAGagtgcagaaaaacagcagcaagattACTTACAGCAAATGGGTCTGCTTGTTCCCAAGAGATTGGAGCTCCCCAGGAGACAGGACGCATCTCTTCTGGTAGAGATTctggcacagccagcaggatgAAACCAATATCCAGCAAAGCAACACCTGAAGCTAGCACAACTACTAGCGTATCACCATAGGCTTGGGAAAGGTATGCACCAATAGCTGGGCTTGTGACCAGACTAGCAGCAAAAGTGGCTGACACCTAGAAGCATAAAAGATAAATAACACATTCTCTTCTGACCAGAGCCTATTTTCTCCTCCACAGTAACTAAAGGGTATTAATTTTGCCATCTTGGAAGGAGACAATCCAAGTGAACAGGGATATGGCATGTTTGCTTGGTGCCATCCAGGTTGAGTTCTAACGAAAGGCAATTAAAGCAACTCCATGGGAAGGGCACAATCACAGGCTACTTGTGCACACACCAGCATCATGGTGTGGTGCTGATCTATTACTGTGCAAAGAAGCTAACAGACCAGGCTGATTTAAAGGCCAAGCAACAATACAGCTGGAGTTCAGATAACAGAGATTAGCTTGCTCTCTCAGCGCTCATAGAGAAGCAAGAACATGGAAACTAATGTTAACAAAGCCTGTATCAACTTGTAACAGATACTGCCCTCAAGCTTGATGTCTGTAAGCTTCCCACCCTAATTTTACACCAGTCCTAACAGTGAGACCCCCAAGTCTTCCCTTCAATAGATGAAGCTGTTATGAAGCTCCTTACCAGGCCATATGCTGTGCTGCGTTCATGCTCCTGTGTGATATCAGCAACATAggcaaaaatcacagaaaaggTAACAGCAAAGACTCCAGACAtggaaatgacagcaaaataCCACCTGAAACAGATGTTACCAAAGGCAGAGTTAGAGACCAGCCACATGGCAGAAGCTGAATTACTACCCCTTCCATATTCTTCCTCCAGTCAATCTTACTTCATTGCATCGTAAAGCACTCAGCAACACTGAGCTGCTTGTAGCCTGTGCAGTTTTATGACTTATAAGCCATAACTTAAGGGGAAAATGTTTTACCAGGTGAAGcaataaagcttttcttcctgaaactGAACCCTCTAGCAGAAGTGGACAAGTAAATCAGTCTCTAGGCTGAGGAAAGGCCACTTTCCCAGGCTCTTTCTCTAACAGACAATTCCATCTCATCTCCAAATGCAATACCAGCAAATCCTTCACTGTTGTGCTTCACACTCGCTTTTCTTCTCAGAACCACTCAGTTTGAGCAAGAGCAAACTCACCACGGACTGATCTTCATAAGGGGAATTGGTGCACACGTGAAGAAGACAGTGAGGAGGAGAAAGGATTTTCTGCCCCAGACATCAGAGAGAGCACCAATCAGTGGGGCacttagaaaagaaagcagaccctaagaaaagacagaaaagagttTGGCTGAGGAGTTTCTCTCTGATTATCAACAGCAAGAGCTTTTGGAGACAACACCTGATGGTAAAGATAAGACAACCCATTCCCACTTCTGAGATGGGTTCAACTCAACCTTGATTTCTTTCCTCCACAATTTGGTTCCATGGCTGGTATCATACAGATTTAGAATGCTTTCAGCTGAAACACATTGGTAATAGCTCCAAACAGATGCTAACAAGCAGCACATTGTTAATTCTTCTCAGTAAGGTCAGCTACACAAACTACTCAACTTTATGTCCTATCAATCCTTCATTTTCCATTAGGTTTGCTAGTGAGCAACCCAACGTTAAATACGAACATCAAATACTGGCTGACATCAGCAAATGACATGGTTTACCATTTCTTGCTTTGACTCAAATGAAAGCAAGGTACTGGTTAGACTTCATTACATGGGAGCAGAAGGAATAACCCTTACCTTGACTCCGTGAATCAGACCATTCATCAAGAACGTATGCTGAGGAAAAGTCTGGTGTAACACCTACAGGAGGAGAAATAAAGAACGCTAGCAACTTGCACAGGGTTTCCATTCCTGCAGGCAACTGGTGGCTACAGCTGCCTTTAAGAACACAATATAGGGAAAAATAGGAAGATCAGCATCTCAAGGGCAAACCCTCAGCTACAAGAGGCAGCGTTCCCAAGGATGATCACTCACCGTCAGCATTGGAGTGGTCAGTAAACCCCAGGCAAAGAACTCCAGGAAGATCACCACCACTGCGTGGTACACGCTGGGCTCTCCAATCCCCTGTCGCTGCAAAACAAAGCTCCTAATTAAAAAGATATACAGAACCTGATCCAAGATAAATACATTTGCTTGGGAACTGAAGCATCAACTCTAACTAAGCTGTCCCTCCTCCCCAGGGTGACTCCCTCTGGGTTTATCAATCTTTACCTGTCCTACAAAGCCAACtagtttctttcttcccttcccctttgaAGATCTAGTATCTTTGACACCATTAAGCCTTCCCTAAAGACAACTGAACATATCGCCCTTCCAATCCTCACCTTAAATAGCTTTGACATGAACCCCCCCCACTGCCTATTTTGACAGCAGTAGATGCAACAGCTCAGGAAAGGCTCCTGAGGAAGGAGGGTTCAGTCCTCACTGCTGACTCTGTATGCCCAGTGTGATGGAAAAGGCAAACCCTTTAGAtcagctttaaaaacataaaagccCTGAAGAGTTTGCTTATCTCCCTTTTCTTAAAGGTCTCTCCCAGCACTTCTAAGGCAGCATTTGTTCAGCTGCCTGCCCAGAAGGTTATCTCCTGCCATGCAAGACACGCAAAGTCATGAGCTCACAATTAACACAAATCACGAGGAACAAGCGGAAAAACTTCAGTTGAATTACATCAGAGAACTGCACAGACCCAACATTCAGGAGCACAACAGGCTCTCTTCCACAGGGGCTCCGTTCTCACATTAGCAACGGAATGATTTCAACTCAACAACAAGTGAAGGCTCCATAAATGAAGGAATCAAgtcaccagcacagagccaaGAAGAACCCAACCCTGCCCTAGAGGAGCCTCACAGCAGCCCATGTTACTGAACAAGAGTGAGATGGTTGTTTGTAGAAGGGGAAGAAGGCCCAGAATGGCACAAACCCACCTCGTTCCACCTGCTTAACAGCCTCCCCACAGAAGACAGCAGCCCTCTCTTGCTTTCATCACCCTTCTTTGTGTTCTCTCAACCATTAAACGTTTCTATCACAACCGAAGCAAAACTAACAGCCCATCTCTTCACAGAGTAGATGCAGAAATCCACATGGAAGCTGCTCACAGCTTCCACCTATCACCCACCTCATTGTATTACACTCACAGAACCAGAGAACgacctggattgaaaaggaccacaatgatcatccagttccaaccctctgctatgtgcaggatcaccaaccaccagcccaggctgtccagagccacatccagcctggccttgaatgcctgcagggccggatcatccacagcctccttgggcaacctgttcaacTCCTTAAGCAACAGACAAGAGCTCATCTTTGCAGTCACCCCACAGTGCCACTCCTCTTGGAGCTACAGAATACAAAGAGATCGCTAGGAGCCTGCTGGACTGATTGATGACCAGAAGCCTTAGAAAGGCTCACTGTTACCTTATGCCCCCTTATGAGACAAGTGTGCCTATATCCGAGCTGCCATTAACCAGACGTGCTGCTGGAACTCTCATTGCAGGTACAGAGCAGCAACGCTTAGAGCTCCTCACTGAACcctccaaaacaaacacacgTTTCACCCAGACCCGAAAGCGACTTTTATACAACCCCATCACAGACACCCCCAAGTTCCCATAGAGACCCACGGGAACAGAATCCCCATAGGGTTACAAGACCAGCCGAGTCCGGAGGAGGCTCAGACGGGCAGAGGCCCGGTCGGTGGGACCGGTAAAGCGGCCTGAGGAAGCGTGACATCCAATAGGACCGAACCGCTCCGCTGTCCCGACCCCCCTCCGCCATCACTCACGCCTGCCCCGTCCCGTATGACGATCTTCTTGGCCAGCAGGACGCTGCGGTTGAGCcgcttcttcttcttcttctcgCCGGTCATGGCGTCGCCAGGCCTCTGCCGTTCCCCGCTCTCCGAGGCTGCCCCATCCTCCCAGCGGCGGGTCGAGCCGAGCTTGGCCCGGACCCGCGTCCAGCGGGTGGGGTCAAAGAGCTGGACCCGGAGCGGCGAGGAGGGAGAAGGCGGCGGATGGAGCGGATGGAGCGGGGGAAGGCGGGCGGCCCGGCCCGGAGGCCCCTCCCGCCTCACGGCCGCACCCCCGTCGCCCGGACGATGGCGTTATGGCCACTTCCGGCGCCCTGCTGTCGCGCTCCGAGCCCTCGCGTTCTATTGGTTGTTCTGCCAGCCTCCTGTCGTCTCATTGGTTGGAAGGAGCCGAGGGGGCGGTGCTTGGCGGCTCAGCCCGCCGGGTTGGGGGGGTGGTACTGTGACGTCAGAGAGCTGCCGGGGGTGGCGCGAGGCCTCGGCGTGCAATTAACGCCCGGTAATTAACATCATTGGGCCCAGCAATGCACGGGCTGGGCGCCCCTTCACCTCCAGCTGGGCAGCACAGGCCCCACCATTGGGGTCCATTCTGGCTCCTTGTGTCCCAGGagcagccctgagctctgcctCACTTTGCTCAGGGAGTTAAAGGAAGGGATTTGGGCTCTGCGTGCCCCCATCACTGCAGCCCCTATGGAAGATGAGCACTGTTCccccctcctccaccccccaTCCTCACATTAAAGGTGCCAGATGGGCTGAACCCAAAGGCCGTGCCTTAGGGAGGCagagggcagccctgctcaaCCAGAGGACGCTGCATTGCCTTCATCTgagtgctcagctctgccccagtGTTGCTGCAGCCCTGACCAGCTCTCCTATTTCACCACGTTTGCTTTAATGTGTCCTGATGTGTCAGCACTTGAAGGTTCGTGTTTCACTCCTCTTTGCTGGCACAGCTTCCAGGCCGAGTGTCCCAGCTTCTTTTGATAGAGCCAAAGGGAGAGCTTGCATCCTTTCTTAGGGATAAGCAGGGTAACAGCAGCCAGCTGCCTTCCCAGCGTGGTCCCAGCCCCCTCAACCCCCAACCCACCACCAGGGAGATGGGGGACATTGTGATAGTTGTGGGCTCAGCACTAACAGAGACCTGTGCTTGCTTCAGCAACACTGTGTTGTGTATCATCCCATAGGGGGGATGATATAGGCTGGTTTGTTTAGCAATAGGGATCAGCACTTAGTTTAAGGACCAGTATATTCCTTTAGCAGAAGCACTGGGATCCTAATAGACTGCTTATATTTCAGCAGGTGCAAGGAcgttttcctttgattttcacATGCGTTGTTTTGGAAGTTGCTCATTATGGCCTAAAAAGCAAGGGAAATTTACCATAGAGGGGAAATACAGCTGAAGGTTGGCAGGTAGTCTCAGTGCTGGAACTGATGGTGAATTAATAGGGAGAAAGTAAGTGGGCATAAAACCACCCTAAATGCTACAGCGCATGCCCAGGGGGGTATTAACATATATGAATGAGTTCTTGGGAATGAATGAATATGTATGCAAATGTATTGCATATGCATGTCTTAACTGCTTACATGGAGAACCTGAACTCTGAGAGAGCACCTTGGTTTGTCAAGGTGTGTATtgaggaataaaggaaagaCGCTTTCTAACACCACGCCGGGGTTAAAGagtttttcttcctggattttGGATGGTAATGGTGTGAGAAGATGCTGCCCTGTGCCAACAGAGGGCTGTGATCTTTATCCCTGGGAGCTTTTCTTTGGCTAATGATTAGAAGCAGATTGGGAGAGGGGGTGAAAGAGAAGGACAGGGAAGCCCTTGCTGCAAAGCTTGCTCTCCAGAGCCCGATACCAGCTGCTAATGAGATGAAAATGATCCATCAGGGACCTGTGCAGGACTGGGGAGAAgcctgagggagctggcagtcATGCAGAAGCAGTGTGAGGGTCATGGAGAGATCAGCAGGGGGAGGATGGGCAACCAAAGGCTGTGAGACAGACATCTGCAGGCGGAACTGCACGAGAAGTCACACAGTTGTTTGTTGGCAGGTGTATGAAGGGGAGATACTGACTTGGCAACAGCCTTGTGTGTTCTGGGCTCCTTGGAGGAATAAAGAGAGATGGAATTTGTCAGCTGCCTTGGGGATGTGAATGTGAACCTGGCAGCATGGAGGGAGACTCAGTGCTGGGAACAAGGAGACACCAGagcttgttttttcttacagcaGGCACTTCTGCTTGCAGAATGCTCAGTGCTACAACCAAATAAAACCCGGAGCTGCCCCATGGAGCTTGCAGGAGCCCAGCGTGTTCCAGCACTTTGCAGCAGTttaaaaaccaaagcaagaaaggcagagagagacTAAGAGAAGCTGTTCCTAATATGGCAACAGCAAATGTATGTAATTCTATTACCCTGATTTATCGATTGCACTTAGAGCGATTACTGGCTTTCACCCCCATCATCTGCCAGGGAGAAGGAGACAGTGAAGAGAAGGCGAGATAAAGGCAGCCATGCATTGTCCAGGGCACTGTGAGCCCCCAGGGAGGCTCTGGTTCTGTTTGTGGGGCAGAGACCTGacccctctgcagcacagcatccctTTCTGTCCTCATCCTTCGAAAGATGCTCAGTTGAAAAtggaaaggcagaaataaacagCACCCGAGGGAGGACTCGAGGTGAGGAGGTGGCTCCGGGCTTGGTCCCCAGTGTGTGAGTCATGCTAGGAGCCCCCACAGTGGGTGCGATGCCTCATACAGGCTGGCTTGgcctcctgcccctctgctctgatGCTGTGGGTGGATGCCAGGCTGGACAGGAGGTCTGAGTCCTTTGGATgcctgaaaaaacaaaaagcagggctgggggagtattacatgatctttgaggtcagAAAGTCCCTTTAAATGTGTCTGTCCatcctcctcccccacccccccccccccccccccagcttgctgcagatactggcaaagaagcaagaaaatgatTGTGCTTTTTACTGCCTGAGCCCTCCAGGCAGATATAAACAAGTGGGAGCCAGACAAAATCAGAGTGGACAAGACCACTGGGTTGGGAGGCACGGAAATAAACCAGCCCCATTGTACAGCAGAGCCCCACTGCAACCCTCCATCTCCCAGGCAGCCTCAGGCACCCTGCAAATGCTTCCTGGTGATGGAGTGGTAGAAGAATGGAGATAATGTACCCGTTGCAGGTGAAGGCAGCAGCCAGATGCTGCTGGCCCCTTCCAGAAGCTGCCTGCTGGCCACTGGGGGCATCCCAGGcataaggggggggggggggcaaggCGTGCCTCTGTCATCACAGGCAGCCCGTTTTGTGCAGGAAAGAGCTCATCCCACCTCATCCTCGGGTGTCCCCGATTCGGGGatcacagttgtttcttttgGGGCTCCCATCGTTGGCAGCAGCCCAGAGGGGAGCACAGCCGGGGTGGTTGAGGGGCCGGGTGATGCTGGGGGGTGGCAGGGAGGGGCTCGAGTCTGGGTGATGCGAGGTGATCTCGGGGTTGAGTGATGCTGGAGGGTGTCGGGGGAGCTCGGGGTGCTGCCGGGGCCGGCGGGGGGCTGCAAGGACGGGCGGAGGGGCAGGAGAGGGCGAGAGGCGGGGATGCTCAGGCAGCCGGGAGgggccggggcgggcggcggagcgCTCTCACCATGACATCagcgcggcgcggccccggGGGAGCGGGTGGGGGGCGGGAGCCGGCGCGGCAGCGGTgcggggcgcggagcggcgCCGGAACGGGAGCGTTCGGCTCGGCCGGGGCGGCGGGGCATGCTCCCCGAGCCCAAGTATGACCGCTTTCGCGACGAGCCGCTGAGGGCCGAGGCCCGGCCACGCCATCCTCCGGCCGCCCCAATGCCGGCTCCGGCACCCGCGCATCCCGGTGCGGCCCCGGGGCTGGCACAGCCGTGCCCCGCGGCGGGCGAGGAGCCGGAGGCGGGTACCACattctgcatgctgctgcctcGGATGCCCCAATGGAAGTTTCCCGGCCCCGGCGGTTTCCTCAGCCGCAGCCCTTCGGGTTCCAGCAAGGAGCTTTCCTCGCCGGCCAAAGCGGGAGGAGCCGTGGAGCCCGGGGGGGCCACGTCCAGCCTGGCCGCCGTGCTGGGAGCCTGCGAGCCGGGCTGCTCGGCTCCGTGCTCGCTGCAGGTGATGAGCCGGCtgcgcggcggggccggggcagCCAGGAAAGCGGCGAGGGTGGAGGGAGCCCGGCCGGCCGGGGACGAGTGGAACCGCAAGGGCAGCTTCATCAACAAGCCGgcccagggctggctgcatCCCGACGAGCGGGTGCTGGGTCCTGGCGTCTCCTACATCGTCAGGGTAAGTGCTGCCAGCCCCGCTCCTCTCTGCTTGGTGCGGGAAGGTGTGAAGCCCCAGGCACGCAGGGCTCAGGGCAGCTGGAAGCTTCCTCTGTCCTGGAATGGGCAACGCGGGGAGCCCCTGTAgccaagcagtgctgtgctctcatGGCATGCATCCCGGGGCCTGGATGCTGCATGGTGGGAGCCCATTGCACAGCATCACCTGGGTCTCCGTCCTCAGGGCAAGGGCAGCAGAAATGGTCAGTGGGCCCAGAGGCCGCTGGCCTTGCTCTGGACCaacccagccctgcacagtGCTCAGGGCTGGAGCCTCAGTTTTCCCCATCCACATGTTCATCTCTGTGGGTATGGGATGCTGGCTGCCATCCACTGCTACACACAGCCCACAGGcagaggagagcagctctggagcTGGTGCTGAAAGGGGCCCTTGTCACCAACACCTGGCTCCCCTCCATCACCTGCACGGGGCTGCTGATATTCCTCGAGGCTTCTCTGACCTCCCCTCCCATCCTGCAGTACATGGGGTGCATCGAGGTGCTGCGCTCCATGAGATCCCTCGACTTCAACACGCGGACGCAGGTCACCAGGTAAGACCTGCAGAGATTGAGGTCGGTGCTGAAGGTTGGGAGGACGTGTAGGGGCCACTCCACACGCTGAGACAGAGGCAGCAACGCGGTGATGGGCATCGGATCAATGGGTGGAAAGAGGAGAAGGGAGGTGGCCCCGGTGGGGATGACGTACCACCAGCCCTGTGACCCTGGGGGAGGCTGGGGGACGTTGTGGCTGCTTGGGGATGATACTCCCTGAGCTACAGGAAGGGGAAGCAGCCAGGAAACAGCTGGGATCTGCAGTGGTGATTCTGTGGGACTTGGGGCTTGCAGAGAAGCCATCAACAGACTGTACGAGGCAGTGCCGGGTGTGAAGGgcatctggaagaaaaaggtgAGTTTCTTAGGGTTGGGGTTATGGGCAAGGTGCTAGGGCTGATCCCAGTGCAGAGCCTGGGGTGTTGGGCACTCTGTGTCTTCCCCACCCCATAAAGGCTCTCTGGAAGAGCAACATCATCCCTGTGCTCCTGTCCCCCATCAGGCTCCCAGCAAAGCCCTTTTTTCCATCCTCGGGAAGAGCAACCTCCGCTTTGCAGGCATGAGCATAGCTGTCAACATCTCCATTGATGGCCTGAACCTTATGATCCCAACCACGCGCCAGGTGAGAGTCAGGCATCCCAGCCCTCTGCCTCCAACCTCAGCTCTGAGCTGGGTGTTGATGGCCTCCCCATGTAACCCCACTGTGGCCGTGCCCTGCAGATCATCGCCAACCACCACATGCAGTCCATCTCCTTTGCCTCCGGTGGGGACATGGTGAGACTCTCATGTCCCAGCCCCACACTCAAGGAGCGGGGACGTGGGGCTGCCCATCCCATGGTGGGGCCAGGCTGGGACAGTCAGGGCTGAGTCTGGTACTGGCAGCCTCAGCCCCGCTCtatgcacagcagcaggacatgAGCCCCAAACACCCTCTGTGTCCCCAGGACACCACGGACTACGTCGCCTACGTCGCCAAGGACCCCATCAACCAGAGAGGTGATGCTGATTCCAAGGGCACGGAGAAGGGATGAGTTGGGCTGGAGGAGGGCACCTCTTGGTGGGGTGTGagggggcagctgggggctcTTTGTGGGGCTGCTGTGAGCCTGAGGGAGGGTTCAAGCCATCTGTCCATTCATCTGCCTGTTTGCAGCCTGCCACATCCTGGAGTGCTGCGATGGGCTGGCGCAGAGCGTCATCAACACGGTGGGACAGGCCTTTGAGCTGCGCTTCAAGCAGTACCTGCACAGCCCACCCAAGGCTGTTGTACCCCCAGACAGGTAGGGCTGGGACCCCTCCATTCTTTCTTATGCCTTGTccttgctgggagcagggctgggcagtgTGTCCCCAGCTGCCCCCTCTGTATTCTGCACAAgggtgctggggatggaggagtCAGCGTGGGGGGAGGATGATGAGGTGGCCGAGCACGATTACTACAACAGCATCCCAGGCAAGGAGCCACCCCCAGGGGGGCTGATCGACTCCCGTCTCCAGCACAGTGCATTCCCAGGCCGCATACGTGTTCAGCCCTCTCACCAGGTGAGCCCTGGAGCCACTGCTAGCCCCATAGTGAAGGCCCAGAGTCAGTCCCCCTAATAGCCTTGCTGTCTCCTGTTCCCAGGGTGGATTAGCACTCAGACGAGAGCTGTCGAACCAACCAGGGCAGCCCTGGGACTCAGAGAACCAGGGTGGGTAGCACAGTGGGAAATATTGATGCTGGTGGCATTGGGGTCCCCGCAGGGGCTGTGGAGGGGACCCTGCTCCCAGCTGGCCCATGCAGGTGGTGATGCCCAGTCCCCGCAGGCCAGTCCTGCGATGGGTATCTGCAGGCAGATGGGCACCCCCTGGTGCCACGGGACTACGAGGAGCACATGTATGTGAACACACAGAGCCTGGAATCAGATGCCACTCACGCAGCGCCGGAGGAAAGCCCCAAAAAGGACCTTTTTGACATGAGTAAGGTGatgggctggggctgtggggtgtgCTGTGCTCCGATCTGCCCAGCCCCATGCTCCAGAGCAGTGATGTTCCCCATCTGGTCCTTATAGGGCCTTTCGAAGATGCCCTGAAGCTCCACAAGTGCATTGCTGGGAGCAACGTCAGTCCCCCCATTGAGGACCAGTGGCC
The genomic region above belongs to Excalfactoria chinensis isolate bCotChi1 chromosome 26, bCotChi1.hap2, whole genome shotgun sequence and contains:
- the LOC140262851 gene encoding hippocampus abundant transcript 1 protein-like, giving the protein MTGEKKKKKRLNRSVLLAKKIVIRDGAGRQGIGEPSVYHAVVVIFLEFFAWGLLTTPMLTVLHQTFPQHTFLMNGLIHGVKGLLSFLSAPLIGALSDVWGRKSFLLLTVFFTCAPIPLMKISPWWYFAVISMSGVFAVTFSVIFAYVADITQEHERSTAYGLVSATFAASLVTSPAIGAYLSQAYGDTLVVVLASGVALLDIGFILLAVPESLPEEMRPVSWGAPISWEQADPFASLRKVGQDSTVLLICITVFLSYLPEAGQYSSFFLYLRQVIGFSSETVAAFIGVVGILSILAQTVVLGILMRSIGNKNTILLGLGFQILQLAWYGFGSQPWMMWAAGAVAAMSSITFPAISAMVSRNADPDQQGVVQGMITGIRGLCNGLGPALYGFVFYLFHVELNEMAEVETLGKASKPNMANPTDESSIIPGPPFLFGACSVLLSLLVALFIPEHNLTLRSGSHKKHSNGAQTHTHSPQAGASDGKEPLLEDSSV
- the SHC2 gene encoding LOW QUALITY PROTEIN: SHC-transforming protein 2 (The sequence of the model RefSeq protein was modified relative to this genomic sequence to represent the inferred CDS: inserted 2 bases in 1 codon); translated protein: MTSARRGPGGAGGGREPARQRCGARSGAGTGAFGSAGAAXGMLPEPKYDRFRDEPLRAEARPRHPPAAPMPAPAPAHPGAAPGLAQPCPAAGEEPEAGTTFCMLLPRMPQWKFPGPGGFLSRSPSGSSKELSSPAKAGGAVEPGGATSSLAAVLGACEPGCSAPCSLQVMSRLRGGAGAARKAARVEGARPAGDEWNRKGSFINKPAQGWLHPDERVLGPGVSYIVRYMGCIEVLRSMRSLDFNTRTQVTREAINRLYEAVPGVKGIWKKKAPSKALFSILGKSNLRFAGMSIAVNISIDGLNLMIPTTRQIIANHHMQSISFASGGDMDTTDYVAYVAKDPINQRACHILECCDGLAQSVINTVGQAFELRFKQYLHSPPKAVVPPDRVLGMEESAWGEDDEVAEHDYYNSIPGKEPPPGGLIDSRLQHSAFPGRIRVQPSHQGGLALRRELSNQPGQPWDSENQGQSCDGYLQADGHPLVPRDYEEHMYVNTQSLESDATHAAPEESPKKDLFDMRPFEDALKLHKCIAGSNVSPPIEDQWPSPPTRKAPIAPTEEQLRREPWYHGKMSRRDAEKLLQMDGDFLVRDSITNPGQYVLTGMHSGQPKHLLLVDPEGVVRTKDVLFESISHLISHHRQNEQPIVAAESELHLRQVVQRKQ